Proteins from a single region of Bacteroidota bacterium:
- a CDS encoding transposase, which produces AEEYQHDYNYNRPHKSLNYKTPVDLIFENKE; this is translated from the coding sequence GGCGGAAGAGTACCAACATGATTACAATTACAACAGACCTCACAAATCACTCAACTACAAAACACCTGTTGATTTAATTTTTGAAAACAAAGAATGA